Part of the Paenibacillus aurantius genome, ACCGCCGTCACGCGGTAATGGTCCCCGTTCGGAACGTAGACGGAGCAGGGGGGCTTTTTCTCGAAAATGCTCATCCGGTCGCCCACGTTCTCCCAAGCTTCCCGGGCCGTCGCGACATCCGCCCGGCCGCTCAGCAGAACCAGGCAAACCTCCCGGTCCCCGGTTTCCCGGCGTATGGTCTCTCCGGGGGAAAGCCGGAGCACCTCGAAGCCCACATACTCCCACCCGGCGGATTCGGGGGTAATGTTCATCAGCCTTCCTTCCGGACCGGGCGGTTGGGCCGGCGATACGATCAGGTTGGACATGGTGCGCACCTCGTTTCCGTAGTATTCCGGCGGTCAGGCCGGATGTGTTCTAATGAGCGAAGGTTACTTGCTTTCTCAGCTCGCTGATTTCGGACAGCTTCACCGGACGGTTCAGCTTCTGGGACAGCTTGGCGGCAAGTGCGATCCGTTCCGCCTGCAGGGCATCGGTGCCGTCGACCGCAAGCGGCGTCCCGTTAACGAGCGAGTCGATAAACCGCTTGGTCTCTTCGACATAGGCCTCGTTGTAGCGTTCGAGGAAGAAATGAAGCGGCTTGTCGCTTGTGATCCCTTCCGAGGTACTGACGACGGCCGTATTGGGATGATCGTTTGCGACGCTTACGCTGCCGCCCGAACCGAAAACCTCCACCCGCTGGTCGTACCCGTAAACCGCCTTGCGGCTGTTGTCGATCATGCCGAGCACATCGTTCTCGAAGCGGAGGAACGTCACGGCCGTGTCGATATCACCGAACTCGGCGAACGCCTGATCGATCATCACGCTTCCCTGGGCGTACACCTCGGATACCTCGCTCCCCGTCAGGAAGCGGGCCATGTCGAAGTCATGAATCGCCATATCCATAAAAAGTCCTCCCGAAACCCGGATATAATCCCGGTGAGGGGGATTCGGGTCCCGGGACGTAATTTTCACGAGATGGGGCTCCCCGATCGTTCCCCCGGCAATGTGCTCCCGGACTCTTTTGAAATTGTGGTCAAACCGGCGGTTGAAGCCGATCTGCAGCTTGACCCCCGCTTTGCGGACGGCTTCAATCGCTTCCTCGGTCTGGTCGATGTCCATGCTGACCGGCTTCTCGCAGAAAACGTGCTTGCCGGCCTCCGCAGCCTGTTTGATCAGCGGAACATGCGTGTCCGTCGACGAGCAGATGAACAGCGCATCGATCTCCGGATCGTTGATCAGGTCCGCGCTGTCCGTCGTCAGGGTGCGGATGCCGCGTTCGTCCGCCCAGGCCTTCAGCTCGGGGCCGGCGAACAAATCGCTTACCGCCTTCACTTCGACCTCCGGCAGGCGGAGGAGGTTCTCCGTATGAATTTTGCCGATCCGTCCGGCGCCGATGATTCCAATTCTGATCTTCGTCATGATAGGCTTCCTCCTGCTTTTCCCGAGCTTTGAAACAGACGAATTTTGTCCTGCACCGCCGACTGGATGGCCTGGCGGGCCGGAATAAGGTAAGACCGCGGATCATAGGCCTCTGGATGCTCCGCCAGATAGGCGCGGATAACGGCCGTGCAGGCGGCCTGGTTGTCGGTGTTCACGTTGATTTTGGCCGTTCCGAGCGAGATGGCCTGACGGATCTCCTCTTCCGGAAGGCCGCTTCCGCCGTGAAGCACGAGAGGCAGGCCGGTCAGGCGCCGGATTTCGCCCATCCGTTCGAAGCCGAGCTTCGGCTGGCCCCGGTACGGACCGTGCACGGAGCCGAGGGCGGGGGCGAGACAGTCGATGCCCGTTTCGCGGACCATCCGGACGCACTCTTCCGTGACGGCGTACATTGCCTCCGCCTCGTCCACGACGAGGTCGTCTTCCCGGCCGGTAATCCGCCCGAGCTCCGCCTCTACCGAGGCTCCCAGGGCGTGGGCGGCTTCCGTCACGCGGGCCGTGATGTCGATATTGCGGTCCAGCTCATGATGCGACGCATCGATCATGACGGACGTGAAGCCCGCGTGGAGCGCTCGTAGGCACACCTCGTAGGAGGAGCCGTGATCCAGGTGAAGGGCGACCGGAACGGTTGTGCCGTAATGCTCCATGAGCGACCGGACCATGCCCGCGATGCAGGGCAGGCCTCCCATGTAAGGGATATACGCTTCGCTGACTCCAAGGATCACGGGGGTCTTCTCTTCCTCCGCCGCCAGCAGAATGGCCTGGGTGAACTCCAGGTTGTTTAAATTGAACTGCCCGACGGCATAGCCTCCTTCCAAGGCCTGCCGTAGCATGGATGTCATGGAAACCAGCTTCATCGTCAACTTCCTTTCCCATGGCCTAACGACGGCCATCCGTTAGCTTACCAGCGGGTGGTGACCATTTTCTTGCGGGTATAGAACTCGACTCCGTCCATGCCGTTGGCATGAAGATCGCCGTAGAACGACTTCTTCCAGCCCGAGAAGGGGAAGAACGCCATCGGAGCCGGGACTCCCAGGTTGACGCCAAGCATTCCCGCGTCGATCGTTTCGCGGAACTGGCGCATGTTCGCCCCGCTGCGGGTAAAGAGGCACGCCCCGTTCGCAAAGTCGGACTGATTGGCGTAAGCAATGGCCTCTTCCAAGCTTTCCGCCCTCATGATGGAAAGCACCGGAGCGAAGATTTCGTCCTCCCACAGCTTCATGCCGGTTTGAACCCCGTCAAACAGCGTGGGCCCGACAAAATAGCCTTGGCCGGATACCGCCTCATCGCTGCGTCCGTCCCGTACCAGCTGTGCCCCTTCCTTCTCTCCATTCTCGATGTAGGAAAGCGTCCGCTCCTTGTGAGGACCGCGGATAACGGGGCCGAGGAAGGTCCCCTCCTCCATGCCGTTGCCGATCGTAAGCTTATCCGACGCTTCCTTCAGCCGGCTGACGAGCTCCTCGCCGATCTCTCCGACGGCCACCACCACGGAGCAGGCCATGCAGCGTTCCCCGGCCGAGCCGAAGGCGGCGTTGATGATCTCCTTCACGGCCAGGTCGAGGTCGGCATCCGGCAAGACGATCGAATGGTTCTTCGCTCCCGCGAGAGCCTGAACCCTTTTGCCGTTCGCCGAGGCCGTCTTGTACACATACTCCGCCACCGGCTGGGAGCCGACGAAGGATACGGCCCGGATGCCCGGGTGCTCCAGAATCCCGTTCACCACATCGCGGGCCCCATGGACGATATTAAACACTCCTTCCGGAAGACCGGCTTCCTGGAAGAGCTCGGCGAGCCGGTTCGCAAGCAGCGGGGTGCGCTCGGACGGCTTCAGCACGAACGTGTTCCCGCAGGCGATCGCAAGCGGAAACATCCAGCACGGCACCATCATCGGAAAGTTAAACGGCGTAATGCCGCCGACGACTCCCACGGGGTAGCGGAACATGCCCGATTCGAGGTTCGTCGCAATGTCCGGCAGCTGCTTGCCCATCATGAGATTGGGGGCTCCGGCCGCGAACTCCACGCATTCGATGCCGCGCTGCACTTCGCCGTACGCTTCGCCGTAGCTCTTGCCGTTCTCCAGTGTCACGAGCCGGGCCAGCTCTTCCCAGTGCTCAACGAGCAGCTGCTGGTACTTGAACAGTACCCGCGCCCTCTTCGGAACCGGCGTACGGCTCCAGCCCGCGAAGGCCTTCTCCGCCGCCTGCACCGCGCGGTCCACGTCCTCCTTAGTAGATAGGGGGACCTGGGCCAGAATCTCCTCCGTCGCCGGGTTATAGACGGCCTCCGTCTCCTGTGCTGCGGATTCGACCCATTCACCGCCGATCCAATTCTTCAACCGTTCTGCCATCGTGATGTACCCCTTTCCTCGTTCCTTAATTGGCGGTAATTTCCCCGCGTTCGCAGCGGGCGATATAGTCGTCCACCTGGGCCGACGTCGGCATGGCGTCCGAGCAGCTGTGGCTCGAGATGACGATGCAGGCCGCGGCACTTCCGTACTCCATGCTCTTCTCCAGCGTCCAGCCCTGCATCAGGCCGTACAGGAAGCCGGCGGCGTAGGAATCCCCGGCTCCGAAAGTTTTGACCACCTTGGCGGGGAACGTCTGGGCGCGGTGCTCCTGCCCGTCCTTCGTGTAGGCGATGGAGCCGTCCTTGCCGTGCTTGATGATCACGATCTGCGCCGAGTGGCGGAACCATTTGGACGCCGTCACCTGATCGCTCCGCTCCGGGTTCTGCTCGAAGCGCTCCATCATGTCAAACTCCTCGCGCGTGCCGAGGATAATGTCGCATTTCTCCGCCGCCAGGTTGTAGTACACGGCGGTTTCTTCTGCCGAGGTCCAAGTGTAAGGCCGGAAGTCCAGATCGAAGGCGATGACGCAGCCATGCTTTTTGGCATAATCGAGGGCAAGGAACACCGCTTCCCGGGAAGGGCTTGCGGCAAGCGCTGTGCCGGAGATGAGAAGCATTTTCGAACGGGCGATGACGTCCTCGCGGACTTCTCCCGGCGTCAGCTTGAGGTCCGCCGCGTTGTCCCGGTACATGAGGATGCTGCAGTCCGTCGGGCTTTTGATCTCGGTAAAAGCCAGACCGGTCACGGCGCCCGTCCGGTCCGTCACGACATTTCCCGTCTCAATCCCGTTGCGGGTCAAATAGTCTTCGATGAACCGGCCCATCTGGTCGTCGGCGATTTTGCCGATAAAGGCCGTTTTGAGCCCGAGCCTAGACAGCCCGATCGTGATATTGGCAGGGGAGCCCCCGACATACTTGGTAAACGTGCTCGTCTGTTCCATGGGACGGTTGATTTCATTTGCGTTCAGATCGATGCACAATCGGCCGATGGCCGTAAAATCCAGCTCTTTGGAAGAAGGAAAAGCTACATAAGTCATCGTTAGTCACCCGCCTTTGCCGGAGTTAGGGATTCCAAATACTTGATCGCTTGCTGCGCCAGCTCATAGGCCGGATGCTCCGCCGGGTCCTGTTCCCCTTCTAGCATCGCCCAGCCGCTGTAGCCCCGATCCAACAATTCCGAGAGGACGGGCCGGAAATCGAGATCACCGTCACCCGGGACGGTAAAGACTCCCCGCCGGATGCACGTGATGAAATCGGCGTTCTCGGCTCTTGCTTCCTCCAGGACGGAGCGGCGGATATCCTTCAGATGAATATAGGCGATGCGGTCGTAATGCTTGCGCAGCACATCCAGCGGCTCCGCTCCGCCGTAATAGGCATGGCCCGTATCGAACAGAAGATAGACCAATTGGGGATCGGTGATTTCCATCAGGCGGTCGATCTCTTCGGGACGCTCGACCGCCGTGCCTCCATGATGGTGGTACGTAAGCTTCAGCCCGTGCTCCCTGGCGATGGCTCCCGCGGCATTCAAGCCCTCGGCGAGACTCGCCCATCCCTCCTCGTCGAGACGAAGAACCTCCCTCTCATTCGGCGTTCGCCGGGGATCGAAATGCAGCGACCCACCGACCTCACAGGTGCTGATCACTTCGCTGCCCATCTCCTTCAGGAACAGCACATGCTTCCGGTATGCTTCCAGCTCCTCCTCCCGGTAAGAGGGGTCCGAGAACAGCACGGACTTCCATTGGGAAACGAGCTGAAGGTTCCGGCGGGCGAGCTCCTGCTTGAGGATGGATGGATCCGTCGGATACTTGCGGCCCATCTCGGTTCCGCGCAGCCCGAGCGCCTGCATTTCGTCAACGATCTGCTCAAAAGGGGTGCTTTCCCCGTGCTCCTTAACGTCCTCGCCGACCCAGTTGATCGGATGCGCCCCCAGCCGGAAAGGCCAATTCGGCATTGCCATAAATGGAATCTTCCTCTCATTCAGAATGGTTTAGCGGCTTGAATCCGTTTCTTCATTTCCTGGTGGGCTTCGACGACCTTCCCGCTCTCCGACACCTCCGGCACGCCCACATTCCACCACGACTCATAGCCGTCCGTGTTGGTTCCCGGAACGACAGGAATCTCGATCAGCGTCGTCCGGTTCTCCTTCTTGGCATCGGCGATGGCCTGGCGCAGCTCCTCGGCGGTACTGGCCTTGTAGGATGCGGCCCCCAGGCTGCGGGCATGCGCCGCGAAATCGATCGGCAGGTACCCGCCCGTCAGGCGGCCCGTTTCCTTCTCACGGTAGCGGAATTCGTTGCCGAAGCCGTCGCTTCCGTGCCCGCGCTGCAGGTTGTGGATGCATTGAAAGCCGTGGTTGTCGAACAGCAGCACGGTGATTTTGCGGCCTTCCTGCAGGCTCGTGATCAGCTCGGAATGCAGCATCAGGTAGCTGCCGTCCCCGACGAGGGCATAGACTTCCCGGTCCGGATCGGCGAGTGCGGCGCCGAAGGCTCCGCTTACCTCATAGCCCATGCAGGAGAAGCCGTATTCCATATGGTAGGTGCGCGGCTCTTCCGGCCTCCACAGCCGGTGCAGGTCCCCCGGAAGGCTTCCCGCCGCGCATACGACGACGGAGCCGGCCCCGATGGATTCCTGGATGACGCCGAGGGCGCGGGTCTGCGCGAGTCCTTCTTCATGCTCCAGTGCATACAGCCGGTCCACTTCCGCTTCCCATTCCCGCTTTAAGGCCGCGATTTCCCCTTCGGCATACCCGGAACGGTAAGGGGAATCGCCTTCCCCGGTTAATGCCTCGCGCAAGGCGGCCAAGCCTTCGGCCGCATCGGCCTGTATGGCCGCCCCTCCCCACTTGGCGGAGTCGAAGGCGCTTACATTGAGGTTCAGGAACTGAACCTCCGGATGACCGAACGCCGATTTCGACGCGGTCGTAAAATCGGAGTAGCGCGTCCCGACGCCGATGATGAGGTCGGCCTCCCGGGCGAGCCGGTTCGCGGCGCTCGTGCCGGTTACCCCAACCCCTCCTGTATTCAGGGGATGGTTCCACGGCAGGGAGCTTTTGCCCGCCTGGGTTTCGGCTACCGGGATATGGAACGCCTCGGCAAATTCCTTCAGCTCCTCCATCGCTCCGGAGTAGAGAACCCCGCCTCCCGCGATCAGGAGCGGTCTCTTCTTCCCGCGAAGCAGGTCCGCTGCGCGCTTTACCGCTTCCTTAGAAGCCGGCTGCCGGTCCACATAATGAACCCGCCGGGTGAAGAACTCCTCCGGGTAGTCGTAGGCTTCCGCCTGCACATCCTGCGGGAGCGCCAGCGTTACGGCTCCGGTCTCCGCCGGGTTCGTCAGAACCCTCATCGCCTGCAGCGCGGCGGACATAAGCTGCTCCGGTCGGACGATCCGGTCCCAATACCGGCTGACGGCCTTGAACGGGTCGTTCGCAGAGACCGTATAGTCCCCCGGCACTTCGAGCTGCTGCAAAACCGGATCCGGCTGCCGGGAAGCGAAGTTATCGCCCGGAAGCAGGAGCACGGGAATGCGGTTGACGGTGGCGGTGGCCGCCGCGGTCACCATGTTAAGCGCGCCGGGGCCGATGGAGGTGGTGCAGGCCATGATCCGGCGCCGGGCGCTCTGCTTGGCGAAGGCCGCCGCTGCGTGCACCATTCCCTGCTCATTTTTTCCCTGGATGTACACAAGGCTCCCCGGGCTCCGCTCCAGCGCCTCCCCTATGCCGGTCACATTCCCGTGGCCAAAAATGCCCATCACTCCATGCACGAACTTCGTTTCCCTGCCATCGACCGACAGGTACTGCTGATCCAGAAACTTCAGCAGAGCCTGAGCCATCGTCAGCCTAATGGTTCCCATGAGCGTCCTCCTTCAAATGGATTAAGCGCTTAATCTTGTCCGTAAAAAAAAGCGTTTGTCTTTTTACTAATTTATTTAGGACTATGCTGCACCTGCCGTTTACCGGCCTGCTTATATATAAGGTTAGGCTTGCCGGAGGCAATTTTTCTGTTTCTACACTGGCCGAATAAAGAAATGGCCTTGGTTTTTAAGATGAGGTTAAGCGCTTATTCTCACGATATCATGAAACCCCTTTCCTTCGCAATCTTTTTTTAGGCAATCCGGGATGAATTCTTGAAAGCTGGAAGGCAGGGAAAACGGGTCGTTGCCACCGTAACTTCTCTCTTCCGGGGTACCGGCAATAAGGAGGGATCGTGGCTGATCCAGCCTTTTAGTTCCGCCTTCCTAAAAAACCTCTGCAGTTCTGCGTAGCTGGACGTCTTAAGGAGCAGCTTTTCCGAATCGAAAACCAAGGCCGCGGGGAATTGTTGAAGCCCGAATGCCTCCTTTGCCTCCGGCATGTCGTACATCCCGATAATATTCTCTATTTTCGATTGGTAGGGGTTTAGATCGAGCAGTGCTTTGTTAAAAGAAAGCTTCATCTGTGCGCTGTCGGCGTAAACGAGATAGACCTGGTATAGTCCTTCATCACTCGAAACCCATTTCGAAGTAAATTTCTCTTCAGCAGTGGTGCAGCCCGTCAACAAAAAGCTAACTAACAGAACAATCGGAAATGCTCTCATCCGGAGCCTCCTTCGTCGGTCTATTCCTACAAATCCTCGAACCCTAAGAGGGCAACCGACAGAACCCCAACAGCCAGGATATGAACAATAGTGAAAATAAGGTGAGCAGAGAATTTCCATTCCGTGACCGAGCCATTGAACTTCTTTACGACCTTCTGGATCAGGCAACCAAATAAATTCATGACCAGTAAAGACTGGGCCGTCCATTGGGACAGCGTAAGAAAGGCAGGCGTGTTGTTGACATTGGGGAGCAAGAACCCATTTAACGGCTCAAAGCTCCAGAATAAAGGATCTTCACCCACGCTGCAAAATGAATCGGAATGGCGATCACCAAATTTTCTCGCATGGAGTCCGGCTTCCCGTCCTTCTTCAACAACGTACCTCCCTTGTTCTGTGACCATGCTAGGGGTTCCTAAATCCCCATTATCCATATTATAACATTACTTCCTCCTCTTGAGAGCCAATCCTTATCCTACCAAACACGGAATGAACCCCAGAGGGGAACCGGTTCCCGGTTACTCTGGTTTTTTGGATAAAGCCGAATAACAAGGGTAATAAGTAAGGAGACCGAAGGGAAAGGAGAAGTAAAATGACCGAAGAACAGGATAAATCATCTGTCACACTGGGAGTGTTTTTGCTGGATTGCCTTAAAAAGGAGGGTATCCGCGAGATTTTCGGAATCCCGGGAGACTATAATTTTACTCTGCTCGATGCTCTGGAGCAGTACGAAGGCATCGATTTCATTAACGGCCGCAACGAGCTTAACGCTGGATACGCAGCCGACGGCTACGCCAGGATAAAAGGAATGGCGGCCCTCATTACGACTTTCGGCGTCGGGGAGCTTAGCGCGTGCAATGCCATCGCCGGTTCTTACAGTGAAAGCGTACCGGTCATTCACATCGTAGGTTCGCCCAAATCCATGCTCCAGCAGGAGCATAAGCTGCTTCACCATACTCTGCATGACGGCAACTACGACGCTTTCCGCCAAGTGTATGAGCCGATTACCGCCTACACCGCGGTGGTCACCCCGCAGAACGCCGCCATCGAAATTCCGGCCGCTATCCGAATAGCCAAAGAACGGAAAAAACCGGTTTATCTGGTCGTCGCGATCGATCAGGTGACGCAGCCCATCGTGCCCCGTTCTTTTCAACCCGAGGACAAGCAAACGAACGCCAGCTCGCTGGAAGCGGCTACGGCTCATGCCCGTCGGCTGCTGGATAACGCCAAGAGCGCGGTGATTCTTGCGGATCATCCGGTGCAGAGGTACGGGCTCGGCCCCCAGGTTCAGAAGCTGTCGGAAGCCATGCAGATTCCTACGGCATCTATGATGCTCGGCAAGAGCTCTTTGGATGAGAGCCACGCTAACTACATCGGAATGTATGGCGGGGCGTTTGGCAGCCAGGAGGTTAGCGCCGTGGTGGAAGAGGCGGATTGTGTCCTAGCCGTCGGGGTCGTCTGGTCGGACAGCAACACCGCTAACTTTACCGCCAAGCTGGAATCCTCCCGCATGATCCGGATCCAGCCGGATCATGTGCAAATAGGGGAAGCCGCCTACCGGAACATTAAAGCGGAAGACATGCTGTCCGCCCTTCAGGCTGTCGGGTTTCAACCGAAAGCGGGCATTCCGCAGGTTTCTTTTCCGTATGACACGGTCACCGGCGGAGCCGATGAGCCGCTTACCTCGGCCTCCTACTACCCGCGGTTCCAGCGGATGCTGAAGCAAGACGACATCTTGGTGGTCGACACGGGCACGCTGACTTACGGCCTGTCCCAGGTTCGGCTTCCCCAGGGAGTCGATTACATCGCGCAGGCCGGCTGGGAAAGCATAGGCTACGCCACTCCGGCTGCCTTCGGGGCCAGTGTAGCGGGCGGCCAACGCCGCGTTCTGTTGTTTACCGGGGAAGGGGCGCTGCAGCTGACGGTTCAGGAAATAAGCTCCCTGTTGGCTGGCGGGTACCACCCCATCATTTTTGTTCTGAACAACAGCGGGTATACGATCGAGAAATACCTGAATGTCAAAACCCGGAATCAGAAGTACAACGAGATTCCCCAGTGGTCGTATACGAAGCTGGTCGAAGCCTTTGGCGGAGACGCCTACACCGTCCAGGTAAGAACCAACGGCGAGTTGGATGACGCCATTGAAGAGGCAGCCCGGCGGAACGCGGAAAGCATGAGCATTATCGAGCTAATCACCGACCCGATGGACGCGCCGGCCTATCTCCACAAAATGAGGGAGTATTTGAAGATGCAGGAGAACCAGCAAAGCTAGCAGAAGAAGAAGAAAACAGGCAGCCAGGGCGGCTGCCTGTTTATTTGCGTACGCGCTCGTTTACAAGCTGTCTGTTCTTTCGATGGGTCATAACAGCGAGGGATGGGGGCTCCAGCCGACTGCTTAAACCCGGGCAAGCTTATCCGGGTTCACTACGAAATAGATTCTGGCAAGCTTACCTTGCCGGAGCTGGATAAACATGGCGCCCAGCGTTTCATTCCCCGAACGAAAGACGATTCCGGCCTCCCCGTTCAGAGAGGCCCTCTCGAATTGAAGACTATTCGGATAAAAGGACTGGGCGTTCTTAAACACGCCGAGCAGGAACCGAGCCACGCGATCGCGCTCTTGCAGAGGACGCGTCGACGCGGTTACTTTGCCGCCTCCATCGGAGACGAGCATGACGTCTTCGGTCAACAGAGACATCATATGATCGACGTTCCCTTGCTCGAGAGAGGAAAGGAACCGGCTTACCCATTCCATTTCCACCGCTTCCGCCGCAACCGGCTCCTCTTCGGATATTCCCATCTTGCCTCTGGCCCGGCTTAACAGCTTGCGGCAGTTCGCTTCCTGCTTGCCGAGCAGTTCCGCAATATCGGGATAATCGAAGCCCAGCCCCTCACGCAGGACGAAAACTGTCCGCTCTGCCGGCGTCAACCGCTCCAACAGGACCAGCATGGCGTAAGACAGCAGATCGCGGCGGACGACCGTCATCTCGAGCGTATCCGTCTCCTGTGTCCGAATCGGTTCGGGCAGCCAAGGCCCTACATACATCTCCCTCTTCTTCCGCGCCGACTTCTGCTGATTAAGGCAGTGATTGGTTACCATTTTGCACAGATACGCCTTCGGCTCCTCCAATCGTTCGGGATGCACGTCGCAGGCCTTAACAAACACGTCCTGTACCGCATCTTCCGCGTCTGCCGCCGAGCCTGTCAATTGATACGCCAGTGTAAACAGCAGCGCTTTGTATTGATCGTACAGTTCCTCCATTCGCCTTCTTCCCTTCTCCGGGCTGTTGAGCTTGGTCTCTTGTTTTTATCGAAGCCTACTGCCTGCATCCCATGCCAGATTGCGGATTTTCCACGCCAGCTTTCCCGTTATGATCATATCCAGTCCCCATTTGCGTCCCCACACCAATCCGCGGTTTTCCCCCAGACCGATGCAGAAGAATTCCAAGATGGAACTCGGGGATTTGTGAACCGGCGCGGGGCGGCCCTCCAGATCGGATAACAGGATTTTCCCCAACCGATCGGCCTGCAGCCCGCCTTCTCCGCATCTCATAAGATCCGCCTTGCCGTTTCTCGGATCGACAATTCTTGCACAGTCTCCAATGCTGTAGACGCCAGGCGCCCCCTTGACGCGATAGCATTCATCCACCAGCACTTGGCCATCAGGGGTAAGGGGCAAGCCCATCTGGCGAAGGGCCGGATTCGGAATCAGACCAATCGTCCATATGCATAGACCAACCGGCAGACGATCCCCATTGCTGAGCGTCACCCCTCCTGCTTCCTCCTGCATCACCTTACGGTTGTAAAGTACGGTTACGCCGCATTCTCGGAGGATCTGATCCAATTTACGTCCAACCTTCTCGGATCCTTCCAGGAATAAGCGTTTCTCTCCACTCAGCAAATAGACCGAGATATCGGATGGGGTAAGTCCTAGAGACGAGGCTTCCTTCCGCATCTCAAGAGCCAGCTCGGCGGATGTCTCTACACCGCTGATGCCCGCTCCCGCAACCGCTATGGACATCAGCCGCTTTCGTTCCGCAGGGTTCGTCTCGCCGGCAGCTCTCTGCAGGTTGGCGTGCCAGCGCCTCCGGATGTCCGCCGCGGTTTGCAGGTCGGTCAGAGCGATGCCGCCCTGATCGGGATTCGGCTGCCGAACGATGCTGCCGATCGCTACGACCAAAAGGTCATAATCCAGGCGGGCCTCCTTCCCTTGCCCATCCTCATAGTGAAGCTGTTTTCCTCTGCTGTCCACGGACGTAACCGTACCTTGGATGAATTCAACCCCTTCGAAAAACGAATAGTGCGTCCAGGGAATCATAATCTGCTCCTCGCCCACGGCCGGACGGAACAGAAGAATTTTGCGCACATGACCGGGCTGCTTGTCGATCAGAATAAACCGAATCCGCCGCCCGCCCGCCATGTCCCGGGTCTCTTCCTTTATCGCTTTGAGCGCTCCCAGCCCTACATGGCCGCCTCCGATAACTATACAGGTCAAGTCGTTCATCTTTCCCCAGC contains:
- the iolG gene encoding inositol 2-dehydrogenase, which gives rise to MTKIRIGIIGAGRIGKIHTENLLRLPEVEVKAVSDLFAGPELKAWADERGIRTLTTDSADLINDPEIDALFICSSTDTHVPLIKQAAEAGKHVFCEKPVSMDIDQTEEAIEAVRKAGVKLQIGFNRRFDHNFKRVREHIAGGTIGEPHLVKITSRDPNPPHRDYIRVSGGLFMDMAIHDFDMARFLTGSEVSEVYAQGSVMIDQAFAEFGDIDTAVTFLRFENDVLGMIDNSRKAVYGYDQRVEVFGSGGSVSVANDHPNTAVVSTSEGITSDKPLHFFLERYNEAYVEETKRFIDSLVNGTPLAVDGTDALQAERIALAAKLSQKLNRPVKLSEISELRKQVTFAH
- the fba gene encoding class II fructose-1,6-bisphosphate aldolase, which codes for MKLVSMTSMLRQALEGGYAVGQFNLNNLEFTQAILLAAEEEKTPVILGVSEAYIPYMGGLPCIAGMVRSLMEHYGTTVPVALHLDHGSSYEVCLRALHAGFTSVMIDASHHELDRNIDITARVTEAAHALGASVEAELGRITGREDDLVVDEAEAMYAVTEECVRMVRETGIDCLAPALGSVHGPYRGQPKLGFERMGEIRRLTGLPLVLHGGSGLPEEEIRQAISLGTAKINVNTDNQAACTAVIRAYLAEHPEAYDPRSYLIPARQAIQSAVQDKIRLFQSSGKAGGSLS
- a CDS encoding CoA-acylating methylmalonate-semialdehyde dehydrogenase, which encodes MAERLKNWIGGEWVESAAQETEAVYNPATEEILAQVPLSTKEDVDRAVQAAEKAFAGWSRTPVPKRARVLFKYQQLLVEHWEELARLVTLENGKSYGEAYGEVQRGIECVEFAAGAPNLMMGKQLPDIATNLESGMFRYPVGVVGGITPFNFPMMVPCWMFPLAIACGNTFVLKPSERTPLLANRLAELFQEAGLPEGVFNIVHGARDVVNGILEHPGIRAVSFVGSQPVAEYVYKTASANGKRVQALAGAKNHSIVLPDADLDLAVKEIINAAFGSAGERCMACSVVVAVGEIGEELVSRLKEASDKLTIGNGMEEGTFLGPVIRGPHKERTLSYIENGEKEGAQLVRDGRSDEAVSGQGYFVGPTLFDGVQTGMKLWEDEIFAPVLSIMRAESLEEAIAYANQSDFANGACLFTRSGANMRQFRETIDAGMLGVNLGVPAPMAFFPFSGWKKSFYGDLHANGMDGVEFYTRKKMVTTRW
- the iolC gene encoding 5-dehydro-2-deoxygluconokinase; the protein is MTYVAFPSSKELDFTAIGRLCIDLNANEINRPMEQTSTFTKYVGGSPANITIGLSRLGLKTAFIGKIADDQMGRFIEDYLTRNGIETGNVVTDRTGAVTGLAFTEIKSPTDCSILMYRDNAADLKLTPGEVREDVIARSKMLLISGTALAASPSREAVFLALDYAKKHGCVIAFDLDFRPYTWTSAEETAVYYNLAAEKCDIILGTREEFDMMERFEQNPERSDQVTASKWFRHSAQIVIIKHGKDGSIAYTKDGQEHRAQTFPAKVVKTFGAGDSYAAGFLYGLMQGWTLEKSMEYGSAAACIVISSHSCSDAMPTSAQVDDYIARCERGEITAN
- the iolE gene encoding myo-inosose-2 dehydratase, encoding MPNWPFRLGAHPINWVGEDVKEHGESTPFEQIVDEMQALGLRGTEMGRKYPTDPSILKQELARRNLQLVSQWKSVLFSDPSYREEELEAYRKHVLFLKEMGSEVISTCEVGGSLHFDPRRTPNEREVLRLDEEGWASLAEGLNAAGAIAREHGLKLTYHHHGGTAVERPEEIDRLMEITDPQLVYLLFDTGHAYYGGAEPLDVLRKHYDRIAYIHLKDIRRSVLEEARAENADFITCIRRGVFTVPGDGDLDFRPVLSELLDRGYSGWAMLEGEQDPAEHPAYELAQQAIKYLESLTPAKAGD
- the iolD gene encoding 3D-(3,5/4)-trihydroxycyclohexane-1,2-dione acylhydrolase (decyclizing); this encodes MGTIRLTMAQALLKFLDQQYLSVDGRETKFVHGVMGIFGHGNVTGIGEALERSPGSLVYIQGKNEQGMVHAAAAFAKQSARRRIMACTTSIGPGALNMVTAAATATVNRIPVLLLPGDNFASRQPDPVLQQLEVPGDYTVSANDPFKAVSRYWDRIVRPEQLMSAALQAMRVLTNPAETGAVTLALPQDVQAEAYDYPEEFFTRRVHYVDRQPASKEAVKRAADLLRGKKRPLLIAGGGVLYSGAMEELKEFAEAFHIPVAETQAGKSSLPWNHPLNTGGVGVTGTSAANRLAREADLIIGVGTRYSDFTTASKSAFGHPEVQFLNLNVSAFDSAKWGGAAIQADAAEGLAALREALTGEGDSPYRSGYAEGEIAALKREWEAEVDRLYALEHEEGLAQTRALGVIQESIGAGSVVVCAAGSLPGDLHRLWRPEEPRTYHMEYGFSCMGYEVSGAFGAALADPDREVYALVGDGSYLMLHSELITSLQEGRKITVLLFDNHGFQCIHNLQRGHGSDGFGNEFRYREKETGRLTGGYLPIDFAAHARSLGAASYKASTAEELRQAIADAKKENRTTLIEIPVVPGTNTDGYESWWNVGVPEVSESGKVVEAHQEMKKRIQAAKPF